The Solibacillus daqui genome has a segment encoding these proteins:
- a CDS encoding stalk domain-containing protein, translating into MKKLLIITSYFGFFILGGLTFTYLSTTEAASNMKKISVFQDTIHYYVDKVEKKPLEGQSGFIYEGTTYVPMRFITESLGEKVTWDGKSKSVYIGNVPKFISLKDVKPIGSDEDHFFHYPSSIISSTGEKFEQSYQLGGYHGGGAVQDHTVEYLANGNYKGFQTYLAPVKKLVAGSFGIGSMKIYADNKLIYDSGSIKDKVKVNVNLDGASKVKFEIEGSGLGILDPKFNQ; encoded by the coding sequence ATGAAAAAACTACTTATAATAACAAGTTATTTCGGCTTTTTTATATTAGGAGGTTTAACCTTTACTTACCTCTCAACAACGGAAGCAGCAAGCAATATGAAAAAGATTAGCGTATTTCAAGATACAATCCATTACTATGTAGATAAGGTTGAAAAAAAACCACTCGAGGGTCAATCTGGCTTTATTTATGAAGGAACTACTTATGTTCCAATGCGTTTTATTACAGAATCTTTAGGGGAAAAAGTGACATGGGATGGCAAATCGAAATCCGTTTATATTGGTAATGTTCCAAAATTCATCTCTTTAAAAGATGTAAAACCTATCGGGAGTGATGAAGACCACTTCTTCCATTACCCAAGCTCTATTATTAGTAGTACCGGAGAAAAGTTTGAACAATCCTATCAACTTGGTGGATATCATGGTGGAGGGGCTGTACAAGATCATACAGTTGAATACTTAGCTAATGGAAATTACAAAGGATTCCAAACATATTTAGCACCCGTTAAAAAGTTAGTGGCGGGCTCTTTCGGCATAGGTTCTATGAAAATTTACGCAGATAATAAATTGATTTATGATAGTGGTTCGATAAAAGACAAGGTAAAGGTTAATGTTAATTTAGATGGTGCTTCAAAAGTGAAATTTGAAATTGAAGGCAGTGGTTTAGGTATATTAGATCCTAAATTTAATCAATAA
- a CDS encoding tetratricopeptide repeat protein: MNLKESTRRYILLGALLFIVAGLIAANVLANGQDAQFTKEDALYQQVAQLYNEKNYEEASVHMKELLKAQPKSEAVNYLGGLVAANLEDYEQSAILLQKTLDINPHKVEDAMFMLQFGEVLVLAERKEDAKTVLMRCQESAWAPEDFPEYQNRVAELLAQIDTKQ; encoded by the coding sequence ATGAACTTAAAAGAATCTACTAGAAGATACATATTGTTAGGAGCTTTACTATTTATTGTAGCAGGGCTTATAGCAGCGAATGTACTTGCGAATGGGCAAGATGCGCAATTTACAAAGGAAGATGCACTTTACCAGCAAGTCGCTCAGCTCTATAATGAAAAAAATTATGAAGAAGCCTCCGTTCATATGAAAGAACTCTTAAAAGCACAGCCTAAATCTGAGGCAGTGAATTATTTAGGAGGGTTAGTAGCAGCAAATTTAGAGGACTATGAGCAATCTGCCATCCTACTACAAAAAACATTAGATATTAATCCGCATAAAGTAGAAGATGCGATGTTCATGCTTCAGTTTGGGGAAGTCTTGGTGCTAGCTGAGCGAAAAGAAGATGCGAAAACGGTATTAATGCGCTGCCAAGAGTCAGCGTGGGCTCCAGAGGATTTCCCAGAATATCAAAATCGTGTAGCTGAATTACTTGCACAGATAGACACTAAACAATAA
- a CDS encoding O-antigen ligase family protein translates to MTSFYEELNKTSKVTDDKENAKSRANVDKWIFRLLLLLIGVMPLIVLASVEQVVSPLISNVSELSSGMKGDLFTHYKALFVIAITVITAAMLFVKIFFMDGQIRKTPFNYVIGLFAFAIILSTLFSPNITVALNGLYNHSDGAISWLCYLALMFIAMNIEYPKNVTKYVMYTMIPFVFINLFITSMNFYGKDLLQYGWMQKLVSIVLPEGANLTAGSTLVGTLNQWNYMSGMFAMMTVMYVAWAIVEKSWVHSIVGAITAAAAIAVMFMSISTSGFLAVLMLLPVLLVLIFKVQHKKKAAIMLAIFIGISAPIFHFLADKDDRVWGESFGFFVGNNPYLDEEPVAVDNSITPLNWTNKAYAAEKALELPVLPERGMAFGSGRGYIWKETWELVQDRPLVGYGSDTLMYNFPHFQLESRGALNWEEIVTDKPHNVYVGILYGMGILGFIAIIVLVIFQVLKLVQQLFNKKGNLAAIVLGIGVTAYFIQAMFNDSLPGITTVAFVLFGMMISMISNSKRESMD, encoded by the coding sequence ATGACTTCATTTTACGAAGAACTGAATAAAACAAGCAAGGTGACCGATGACAAGGAAAACGCCAAATCCCGCGCGAATGTAGATAAATGGATTTTCCGCTTATTGTTACTTCTAATTGGTGTAATGCCACTAATCGTACTTGCTAGTGTTGAGCAAGTAGTAAGCCCACTTATTTCGAATGTTAGTGAACTTTCATCTGGAATGAAAGGGGATTTATTTACACATTATAAAGCATTGTTTGTAATTGCTATTACGGTTATTACGGCCGCAATGCTATTCGTCAAAATCTTTTTTATGGATGGTCAAATTCGAAAAACGCCTTTTAACTATGTCATCGGATTATTCGCATTTGCAATCATTCTATCTACGCTATTTTCACCAAATATTACAGTTGCATTAAATGGTTTATACAATCATTCGGATGGTGCGATTAGCTGGTTATGTTATTTAGCGCTAATGTTCATCGCGATGAATATCGAATATCCGAAAAATGTTACTAAATATGTCATGTACACAATGATACCATTTGTTTTCATTAACTTATTTATTACTTCAATGAACTTTTACGGAAAAGATTTACTTCAGTACGGATGGATGCAAAAGCTCGTTTCAATTGTGCTTCCAGAAGGTGCAAATCTTACGGCAGGCTCTACGTTAGTAGGAACATTAAATCAATGGAACTATATGAGTGGGATGTTTGCAATGATGACGGTCATGTATGTTGCTTGGGCCATTGTCGAAAAATCATGGGTACATAGTATAGTTGGTGCGATTACAGCAGCTGCTGCTATTGCTGTAATGTTTATGTCGATTTCTACAAGTGGGTTTTTAGCAGTATTAATGCTTTTACCTGTATTACTTGTATTAATTTTTAAAGTGCAGCATAAAAAGAAAGCCGCTATTATGCTCGCTATTTTTATCGGGATTTCAGCGCCTATTTTCCATTTCCTTGCCGATAAGGATGACCGCGTATGGGGAGAATCGTTTGGTTTCTTTGTAGGGAACAACCCTTACTTAGATGAAGAGCCAGTCGCAGTAGACAACTCAATTACGCCGCTAAATTGGACAAATAAAGCATATGCCGCGGAGAAAGCATTAGAGCTACCTGTTTTACCGGAACGAGGAATGGCATTTGGCTCTGGTCGTGGTTATATTTGGAAAGAAACTTGGGAATTAGTACAGGATCGACCGCTAGTTGGTTACGGCAGTGACACCTTAATGTATAACTTCCCGCATTTCCAATTAGAAAGCCGAGGTGCGCTAAATTGGGAAGAAATCGTAACGGATAAACCGCATAATGTGTATGTCGGTATTTTATATGGAATGGGTATATTAGGATTTATTGCGATCATCGTACTAGTAATCTTCCAAGTATTAAAATTGGTTCAACAATTATTTAATAAAAAAGGGAATTTAGCGGCTATTGTATTAGGGATAGGCGTAACGGCGTATTTCATTCAAGCGATGTTCAATGACTCTTTACCAGGTATTACTACCGTTGCCTTCGTATTATTTGGCATGATGATTTCTATGATTTCAAATTCTAAAAGGGAGTCAATGGATTAA
- a CDS encoding Wzz/FepE/Etk N-terminal domain-containing protein, with amino-acid sequence MEETIELREIINIILRGKWLISLIVIIALLLAGIVSWFVIPEKYESKAVVQVIADAQDTGIINSYVNAEFTPVIYTQRIQNEAIMDVLFKQNGFGQFTPKNLVVSSDVQTNLINLNYRATNAEEAQKQLQLLTEETKNQMNESVQTTLLNLEKTHLAESENLAKEVEVLMEKYNQLIISNNLPEVLILQTISTEQYVLNLNENQTAALASINGAMQNELSRLKSEIDIKSEQYRQVLANYQSVKTGLDSFKPDPFIRVIVEPTLPKEPSAPNKAINLLVALVFGVIIGLGVVFFREYWRKSAVVK; translated from the coding sequence ATGGAGGAAACGATTGAATTAAGAGAAATAATTAATATTATTTTAAGAGGGAAATGGCTTATTTCACTTATCGTTATAATTGCCTTACTATTGGCAGGCATTGTTTCTTGGTTTGTAATACCCGAAAAATATGAATCAAAAGCAGTTGTTCAAGTAATTGCTGATGCTCAAGATACAGGCATTATTAACTCGTATGTTAATGCCGAATTTACACCGGTTATTTATACTCAGCGTATTCAAAATGAAGCGATAATGGATGTGCTATTCAAACAAAATGGTTTTGGACAATTCACCCCAAAAAACTTAGTTGTTTCGTCAGATGTTCAAACGAATTTAATAAATCTAAACTATCGCGCAACTAATGCTGAGGAAGCACAAAAACAACTTCAACTATTAACAGAAGAAACTAAAAATCAAATGAATGAATCCGTACAAACGACATTATTGAATTTAGAGAAAACGCATTTAGCTGAATCCGAAAATTTAGCAAAAGAAGTAGAAGTACTAATGGAAAAGTACAATCAATTAATTATTTCAAATAATTTGCCAGAAGTATTGATTTTACAAACGATTTCAACGGAACAATATGTATTGAATTTAAATGAAAATCAAACAGCGGCATTGGCTTCGATTAATGGTGCAATGCAAAATGAATTGTCACGATTAAAGAGTGAAATTGATATTAAATCCGAACAATACCGCCAAGTGTTAGCTAATTATCAATCCGTAAAAACAGGTTTGGACAGCTTTAAGCCGGATCCATTTATTCGCGTGATTGTAGAGCCTACATTACCTAAGGAGCCTTCTGCACCAAATAAAGCAATCAATTTATTGGTTGCACTTGTTTTTGGGGTAATCATTGGTCTAGGGGTCGTATTTTTCCGTGAATATTGGAGAAAATCGGCGGTTGTTAAATAA